A stretch of Panulirus ornatus isolate Po-2019 chromosome 36, ASM3632096v1, whole genome shotgun sequence DNA encodes these proteins:
- the LOC139760366 gene encoding uncharacterized protein isoform X1 gives MGSCETIATSLRVASVLWMAAVSVSVHPSVSTGPVMRGPEGVGTLLSLVVEQHLEGCHLVLLTAGQDSLVFNPIVRALAEDYQAGLLVDAWRLFLTIPEDSILLQHLREGDAKFPCRAVIIDFTNGGSTEEVYWFLEESHLYLWPETRVVVVGDVNHVHMVLNHRVFRNTANTLYLALHAHALIQNSPPQLWVDTTAKAQTQNNCTAQDLIAKGPRDQFQNFQGHTFRIVSMKWFPFLEFTLDSNASATTVTPRDSLDYRSLTSMSSILNFTYVMRTPWDSQWGVSQGDGNWTGTVGTLQHHQADFSMLLSWLGSRMAVVDYSRVYVSEPLVIVTSKLGPLPQIFALVRPFPVMLWMAILFMCMVIGVTMWMLQGLRTRVSGGRRMELSFALMQAWGILLEDPPPRLSTNITGRMLVGWWWVFCMLITSAYRSSLIAHLSVPDKSPTIDTLEQLLNQDGWTWGMEGTYGIGWEWFKESTLPTVQQIYQRIKAMDADEHLERVLRGRHAFLTWKYYIRTIIASRFTDSFGYTPIYTGRSEYINYGGYGWGFRKGAPFRKRIDGLKQRLLEGGLINFWMNDLILAASREARRNNAKNEASPREAWSSMGEARMHFHASEVSLQEVCWRSSAGRVGTAVCVSRAWVSTQQGRAHIQQTHGPLE, from the exons ATGGGTTCCTGCGAGACCATCGCCACCTCCTTGAGGGTGGCGAGTGTCCTTTGGATGGCGGCCGTGAGCGTGAGCGTCCATCCTTCCGTCAGCACTGGGCCAGTAATGAGAGGACCGGAAGGCGTGGGTACGCTGCTGAGTCTGGTGGTAGAGCAGCACCTTGAAGGGTGTCACTTGGTGCTGCTTACCGCCGGGCAGGACAGCCTTGTATTCAACCCTATCGTGAG GGCGCTGGCAGAAGATTACCAGGCAGGGCTTTTGGTGGATGCATGGAGGTTGTTTTTGACAATACCAGAGGACTCGATCCTTCTGCAGCACTTAAGGGAGGGCGACGCCAAGTTCCCTTGCCGTGCCGTCATCATCGACTTTACCAACGGCGGTTCTACCGAGGAGGTTTATTG GTTTCTAGAGGAGAGTCACCTGTACCTGTGGCCAGAgacgcgggtggtggtggtgggtgatgttaACCACGTCCACATGGTCCTCAACCACCGCGTGTTCCgcaacactgccaacactctcTACCTCGCCCTCCACGCCCACGCCCTAATCCAAAACTCGCCCCCACAACTTTGGGTCGACACTACTGCGAAGGCGCAGACGCAGAATAACTGTACCGCTCAGGACCTAATTGCTAAAGGGCCCCGTG ACCAGTTCCAGAACTTTCAAGGGCACACCTTCCGGATAGTATCAATGAAATGGTTCCCCTTCCTGGAATTCACGTTGGACAGCAACGCCTCGGCCACCACCGTCACCCCGCGGGACTCTTTGGACTACCGTTCCCTCACCTCCATGTCTAGCATTCTCAACTTCAC ATACGTGATGCGAACGCCCTGGGACAGCCAGTGGGGCGTATCTCAGGGCGACGGTAACTGGACGGGGACGGTGGGTACGTTGCAACACCACCAGGCAGACTTCTCCATGTTACTGTCGTGGCTAGGCTCCCGTATGGCCGTCGTCGACTACTCACGAGTTTATGTGTCGGAGCCGCTCGTCATTGTAACCTCCAAGCTTGGACCTCTGCCGCAGATCTTCGCCCTTGTCAGGCCATTCCCAG TTATGTTGTGGATGGCTATACTGTTTATGTGTATGGTGATCGGTGTGACTATGTGGATGCTGCAGGGGCTACGGACGCGGGTGTCGGGAGGTAGGAGGATGGAGCTGAGCTTTGCGCTGATGCAGGCGTGGGGTATACTGTTAGAGGACCCTCCTCCCAGGCTTTCCACCAACATCACTGGACGG atgttggtggggtggtggtgggtgttctgtaTGCTGATCACCTCCGCCTATCGATCCTCCCTGATTGCTCATCTTTCCGTACCGGACAAGTCGCCCACAATCGACACCCTAGAGCAACTGCTGAATCAGGATGGCTGGACATGGGGTATGGAAGGCACCTACGGCATAGGCTGGGAATGGTTCAAGGAGAGCACCTTACCCACAGTCCAGCAAATATACCAGCGTATTAAG GCCATGGATGCTGACGAACACCTGGAGCGGGTGTTACGGGGACGGCACGCCTTCCTCACCTGGAAGTACTACATACGTACCATCATCGCCTCCCGCTTCACCGACTCTTTCGGATACACGCCCATCTACACCGGTCGCAGCGAGTACATCAATTATGGCGGCTACGGCTGGGGATTCAG GAAAGGCGCACCGTTCCGGAAGCGTATCGATGGACTGAAGCAGCGGCTGCTGGAGGGCGGCCTCATCAACTTCTGGATGAACGACCTTATCCTGGCGGCGTCCAGGGAGGCACGCCGGAACAACGCCAAGAACGAGGCCTCACCACGG
- the LOC139760366 gene encoding uncharacterized protein isoform X2, translated as MGSCETIATSLRVASVLWMAAVSVSVHPSVSTGPVMRGPEGVGTLLSLVVEQHLEGCHLVLLTAGQDSLVFNPIVRALAEDYQAGLLVDAWRLFLTIPEDSILLQHLREGDAKFPCRAVIIDFTNGGSTEEVYWFLEESHLYLWPETRVVVVGDVNHVHMVLNHRVFRNTANTLYLALHAHALIQNSPPQLWVDTTAKAQTQNNCTAQDLIAKGPRDQFQNFQGHTFRIVSMKWFPFLEFTLDSNASATTVTPRDSLDYRSLTSMSSILNFTYVMRTPWDSQWGVSQGDGNWTGTVGTLQHHQADFSMLLSWLGSRMAVVDYSRVYVSEPLVIVTSKLGPLPQIFALVRPFPVMLWMAILFMCMVIGVTMWMLQGLRTRVSGGRRMELSFALMQAWGILLEDPPPRLSTNITGRMLVGWWWVFCMLITSAYRSSLIAHLSVPDKSPTIDTLEQLLNQDGWTWGMEGTYGIGWEWFKESTLPTVQQIYQRIKAMDADEHLERVLRGRHAFLTWKYYIRTIIASRFTDSFGYTPIYTGRSEYINYGGYGWGFRKGAPFRKRIDGLKQRLLEGGLINFWMNDLILAASREARRNNAKNEASPREAWSSMGEARMHFHASEEVCWRSSAGRVGTAVCVSRAWVSTQQGRAHIQQTHGPLE; from the exons ATGGGTTCCTGCGAGACCATCGCCACCTCCTTGAGGGTGGCGAGTGTCCTTTGGATGGCGGCCGTGAGCGTGAGCGTCCATCCTTCCGTCAGCACTGGGCCAGTAATGAGAGGACCGGAAGGCGTGGGTACGCTGCTGAGTCTGGTGGTAGAGCAGCACCTTGAAGGGTGTCACTTGGTGCTGCTTACCGCCGGGCAGGACAGCCTTGTATTCAACCCTATCGTGAG GGCGCTGGCAGAAGATTACCAGGCAGGGCTTTTGGTGGATGCATGGAGGTTGTTTTTGACAATACCAGAGGACTCGATCCTTCTGCAGCACTTAAGGGAGGGCGACGCCAAGTTCCCTTGCCGTGCCGTCATCATCGACTTTACCAACGGCGGTTCTACCGAGGAGGTTTATTG GTTTCTAGAGGAGAGTCACCTGTACCTGTGGCCAGAgacgcgggtggtggtggtgggtgatgttaACCACGTCCACATGGTCCTCAACCACCGCGTGTTCCgcaacactgccaacactctcTACCTCGCCCTCCACGCCCACGCCCTAATCCAAAACTCGCCCCCACAACTTTGGGTCGACACTACTGCGAAGGCGCAGACGCAGAATAACTGTACCGCTCAGGACCTAATTGCTAAAGGGCCCCGTG ACCAGTTCCAGAACTTTCAAGGGCACACCTTCCGGATAGTATCAATGAAATGGTTCCCCTTCCTGGAATTCACGTTGGACAGCAACGCCTCGGCCACCACCGTCACCCCGCGGGACTCTTTGGACTACCGTTCCCTCACCTCCATGTCTAGCATTCTCAACTTCAC ATACGTGATGCGAACGCCCTGGGACAGCCAGTGGGGCGTATCTCAGGGCGACGGTAACTGGACGGGGACGGTGGGTACGTTGCAACACCACCAGGCAGACTTCTCCATGTTACTGTCGTGGCTAGGCTCCCGTATGGCCGTCGTCGACTACTCACGAGTTTATGTGTCGGAGCCGCTCGTCATTGTAACCTCCAAGCTTGGACCTCTGCCGCAGATCTTCGCCCTTGTCAGGCCATTCCCAG TTATGTTGTGGATGGCTATACTGTTTATGTGTATGGTGATCGGTGTGACTATGTGGATGCTGCAGGGGCTACGGACGCGGGTGTCGGGAGGTAGGAGGATGGAGCTGAGCTTTGCGCTGATGCAGGCGTGGGGTATACTGTTAGAGGACCCTCCTCCCAGGCTTTCCACCAACATCACTGGACGG atgttggtggggtggtggtgggtgttctgtaTGCTGATCACCTCCGCCTATCGATCCTCCCTGATTGCTCATCTTTCCGTACCGGACAAGTCGCCCACAATCGACACCCTAGAGCAACTGCTGAATCAGGATGGCTGGACATGGGGTATGGAAGGCACCTACGGCATAGGCTGGGAATGGTTCAAGGAGAGCACCTTACCCACAGTCCAGCAAATATACCAGCGTATTAAG GCCATGGATGCTGACGAACACCTGGAGCGGGTGTTACGGGGACGGCACGCCTTCCTCACCTGGAAGTACTACATACGTACCATCATCGCCTCCCGCTTCACCGACTCTTTCGGATACACGCCCATCTACACCGGTCGCAGCGAGTACATCAATTATGGCGGCTACGGCTGGGGATTCAG GAAAGGCGCACCGTTCCGGAAGCGTATCGATGGACTGAAGCAGCGGCTGCTGGAGGGCGGCCTCATCAACTTCTGGATGAACGACCTTATCCTGGCGGCGTCCAGGGAGGCACGCCGGAACAACGCCAAGAACGAGGCCTCACCACGG
- the LOC139760366 gene encoding glutamate receptor ionotropic, kainate glr-3-like isoform X4, with protein sequence MGSCETIATSLRVASVLWMAAVSVSVHPSVSTGPVMRGPEGVGTLLSLVVEQHLEGCHLVLLTAGQDSLVFNPIVRALAEDYQAGLLVDAWRLFLTIPEDSILLQHLREGDAKFPCRAVIIDFTNGGSTEEVYWFLEESHLYLWPETRVVVVGDVNHVHMVLNHRVFRNTANTLYLALHAHALIQNSPPQLWVDTTAKAQTQNNCTAQDLIAKGPRDQFQNFQGHTFRIVSMKWFPFLEFTLDSNASATTVTPRDSLDYRSLTSMSSILNFTYVMRTPWDSQWGVSQGDGNWTGTVGTLQHHQADFSMLLSWLGSRMAVVDYSRVYVSEPLVIVTSKLGPLPQIFALVRPFPVMLWMAILFMCMVIGVTMWMLQGLRTRVSGGRRMELSFALMQAWGILLEDPPPRLSTNITGRMLVGWWWVFCMLITSAYRSSLIAHLSVPDKSPTIDTLEQLLNQDGWTWGMEGTYGIGWEWFKESTLPTVQQIYQRIKAMDADEHLERVLRGRHAFLTWKYYIRTIIASRFTDSFGYTPIYTGRSEYINYGGYGWGFRKGAPFRKRIDGLKQRLLEGGLINFWMNDLILAASREARRNNAKNEASPRPCWPSWSPRHGPGRLRGSSLLTVMLG encoded by the exons ATGGGTTCCTGCGAGACCATCGCCACCTCCTTGAGGGTGGCGAGTGTCCTTTGGATGGCGGCCGTGAGCGTGAGCGTCCATCCTTCCGTCAGCACTGGGCCAGTAATGAGAGGACCGGAAGGCGTGGGTACGCTGCTGAGTCTGGTGGTAGAGCAGCACCTTGAAGGGTGTCACTTGGTGCTGCTTACCGCCGGGCAGGACAGCCTTGTATTCAACCCTATCGTGAG GGCGCTGGCAGAAGATTACCAGGCAGGGCTTTTGGTGGATGCATGGAGGTTGTTTTTGACAATACCAGAGGACTCGATCCTTCTGCAGCACTTAAGGGAGGGCGACGCCAAGTTCCCTTGCCGTGCCGTCATCATCGACTTTACCAACGGCGGTTCTACCGAGGAGGTTTATTG GTTTCTAGAGGAGAGTCACCTGTACCTGTGGCCAGAgacgcgggtggtggtggtgggtgatgttaACCACGTCCACATGGTCCTCAACCACCGCGTGTTCCgcaacactgccaacactctcTACCTCGCCCTCCACGCCCACGCCCTAATCCAAAACTCGCCCCCACAACTTTGGGTCGACACTACTGCGAAGGCGCAGACGCAGAATAACTGTACCGCTCAGGACCTAATTGCTAAAGGGCCCCGTG ACCAGTTCCAGAACTTTCAAGGGCACACCTTCCGGATAGTATCAATGAAATGGTTCCCCTTCCTGGAATTCACGTTGGACAGCAACGCCTCGGCCACCACCGTCACCCCGCGGGACTCTTTGGACTACCGTTCCCTCACCTCCATGTCTAGCATTCTCAACTTCAC ATACGTGATGCGAACGCCCTGGGACAGCCAGTGGGGCGTATCTCAGGGCGACGGTAACTGGACGGGGACGGTGGGTACGTTGCAACACCACCAGGCAGACTTCTCCATGTTACTGTCGTGGCTAGGCTCCCGTATGGCCGTCGTCGACTACTCACGAGTTTATGTGTCGGAGCCGCTCGTCATTGTAACCTCCAAGCTTGGACCTCTGCCGCAGATCTTCGCCCTTGTCAGGCCATTCCCAG TTATGTTGTGGATGGCTATACTGTTTATGTGTATGGTGATCGGTGTGACTATGTGGATGCTGCAGGGGCTACGGACGCGGGTGTCGGGAGGTAGGAGGATGGAGCTGAGCTTTGCGCTGATGCAGGCGTGGGGTATACTGTTAGAGGACCCTCCTCCCAGGCTTTCCACCAACATCACTGGACGG atgttggtggggtggtggtgggtgttctgtaTGCTGATCACCTCCGCCTATCGATCCTCCCTGATTGCTCATCTTTCCGTACCGGACAAGTCGCCCACAATCGACACCCTAGAGCAACTGCTGAATCAGGATGGCTGGACATGGGGTATGGAAGGCACCTACGGCATAGGCTGGGAATGGTTCAAGGAGAGCACCTTACCCACAGTCCAGCAAATATACCAGCGTATTAAG GCCATGGATGCTGACGAACACCTGGAGCGGGTGTTACGGGGACGGCACGCCTTCCTCACCTGGAAGTACTACATACGTACCATCATCGCCTCCCGCTTCACCGACTCTTTCGGATACACGCCCATCTACACCGGTCGCAGCGAGTACATCAATTATGGCGGCTACGGCTGGGGATTCAG GAAAGGCGCACCGTTCCGGAAGCGTATCGATGGACTGAAGCAGCGGCTGCTGGAGGGCGGCCTCATCAACTTCTGGATGAACGACCTTATCCTGGCGGCGTCCAGGGAGGCACGCCGGAACAACGCCAAGAACGAGGCCTCACCACGG CCATGCTGGCCAAGCTGGTCACCTCGACATGGACCTGGGAGACTCCGAGGCAGCTCACTGCTGACGGTGATGCTTGGGTGA
- the LOC139760366 gene encoding probable glutamate receptor isoform X3, whose product MGSCETIATSLRVASVLWMAAVSVSVHPSVSTGPVMRGPEGVGTLLSLVVEQHLEGCHLVLLTAGQDSLVFNPIVRALAEDYQAGLLVDAWRLFLTIPEDSILLQHLREGDAKFPCRAVIIDFTNGGSTEEVYWFLEESHLYLWPETRVVVVGDVNHVHMVLNHRVFRNTANTLYLALHAHALIQNSPPQLWVDTTAKAQTQNNCTAQDLIAKGPRDQFQNFQGHTFRIVSMKWFPFLEFTLDSNASATTVTPRDSLDYRSLTSMSSILNFTYVMRTPWDSQWGVSQGDGNWTGTVGTLQHHQADFSMLLSWLGSRMAVVDYSRVYVSEPLVIVTSKLGPLPQIFALVRPFPVMLWMAILFMCMVIGVTMWMLQGLRTRVSGGRRMELSFALMQAWGILLEDPPPRLSTNITGRMLVGWWWVFCMLITSAYRSSLIAHLSVPDKSPTIDTLEQLLNQDGWTWGMEGTYGIGWEWFKESTLPTVQQIYQRIKAMDADEHLERVLRGRHAFLTWKYYIRTIIASRFTDSFGYTPIYTGRSEYINYGGYGWGFRKGAPFRKRIDGLKQRLLEGGLINFWMNDLILAASREARRNNAKNEASPREVSGRVVLGLQHLQGAFYLLGLGFFIASLVLFAERLTIKFL is encoded by the exons ATGGGTTCCTGCGAGACCATCGCCACCTCCTTGAGGGTGGCGAGTGTCCTTTGGATGGCGGCCGTGAGCGTGAGCGTCCATCCTTCCGTCAGCACTGGGCCAGTAATGAGAGGACCGGAAGGCGTGGGTACGCTGCTGAGTCTGGTGGTAGAGCAGCACCTTGAAGGGTGTCACTTGGTGCTGCTTACCGCCGGGCAGGACAGCCTTGTATTCAACCCTATCGTGAG GGCGCTGGCAGAAGATTACCAGGCAGGGCTTTTGGTGGATGCATGGAGGTTGTTTTTGACAATACCAGAGGACTCGATCCTTCTGCAGCACTTAAGGGAGGGCGACGCCAAGTTCCCTTGCCGTGCCGTCATCATCGACTTTACCAACGGCGGTTCTACCGAGGAGGTTTATTG GTTTCTAGAGGAGAGTCACCTGTACCTGTGGCCAGAgacgcgggtggtggtggtgggtgatgttaACCACGTCCACATGGTCCTCAACCACCGCGTGTTCCgcaacactgccaacactctcTACCTCGCCCTCCACGCCCACGCCCTAATCCAAAACTCGCCCCCACAACTTTGGGTCGACACTACTGCGAAGGCGCAGACGCAGAATAACTGTACCGCTCAGGACCTAATTGCTAAAGGGCCCCGTG ACCAGTTCCAGAACTTTCAAGGGCACACCTTCCGGATAGTATCAATGAAATGGTTCCCCTTCCTGGAATTCACGTTGGACAGCAACGCCTCGGCCACCACCGTCACCCCGCGGGACTCTTTGGACTACCGTTCCCTCACCTCCATGTCTAGCATTCTCAACTTCAC ATACGTGATGCGAACGCCCTGGGACAGCCAGTGGGGCGTATCTCAGGGCGACGGTAACTGGACGGGGACGGTGGGTACGTTGCAACACCACCAGGCAGACTTCTCCATGTTACTGTCGTGGCTAGGCTCCCGTATGGCCGTCGTCGACTACTCACGAGTTTATGTGTCGGAGCCGCTCGTCATTGTAACCTCCAAGCTTGGACCTCTGCCGCAGATCTTCGCCCTTGTCAGGCCATTCCCAG TTATGTTGTGGATGGCTATACTGTTTATGTGTATGGTGATCGGTGTGACTATGTGGATGCTGCAGGGGCTACGGACGCGGGTGTCGGGAGGTAGGAGGATGGAGCTGAGCTTTGCGCTGATGCAGGCGTGGGGTATACTGTTAGAGGACCCTCCTCCCAGGCTTTCCACCAACATCACTGGACGG atgttggtggggtggtggtgggtgttctgtaTGCTGATCACCTCCGCCTATCGATCCTCCCTGATTGCTCATCTTTCCGTACCGGACAAGTCGCCCACAATCGACACCCTAGAGCAACTGCTGAATCAGGATGGCTGGACATGGGGTATGGAAGGCACCTACGGCATAGGCTGGGAATGGTTCAAGGAGAGCACCTTACCCACAGTCCAGCAAATATACCAGCGTATTAAG GCCATGGATGCTGACGAACACCTGGAGCGGGTGTTACGGGGACGGCACGCCTTCCTCACCTGGAAGTACTACATACGTACCATCATCGCCTCCCGCTTCACCGACTCTTTCGGATACACGCCCATCTACACCGGTCGCAGCGAGTACATCAATTATGGCGGCTACGGCTGGGGATTCAG GAAAGGCGCACCGTTCCGGAAGCGTATCGATGGACTGAAGCAGCGGCTGCTGGAGGGCGGCCTCATCAACTTCTGGATGAACGACCTTATCCTGGCGGCGTCCAGGGAGGCACGCCGGAACAACGCCAAGAACGAGGCCTCACCACGG GAGGTGTCTGGAAGGGTCGTGCTGGGTCTACAGCATCTACAGGGTGCCTTTTACCTCTTAGGATTGGGCTTCTTCATTGCTTCACTCGTCCTGTTTGCTGAGAGACTTACGATTAAGTTCCTCTAG